One Staphylococcus simiae genomic region harbors:
- the ruvA gene encoding Holliday junction branch migration protein RuvA, with the protein MYAYIKGKLTQLFPTHVVVETSNGIGYEIQTPNSYRFQKYLDNDVQIHTSLIVREDAQLLYGFSNEDEKDMFLSLIKVTGIGPKSALAILATSTPNEVKRAIENENDAYLTKFPGIGKKTARQIVLDLKGKVQITEEDGETLLQVDPQGSSHNQTIQEAMLALEALGYSKRELAKVEKTLNKQSFNTVDEAVKAGLQTLVS; encoded by the coding sequence ATGTATGCCTATATAAAAGGAAAATTAACGCAGTTATTTCCTACTCACGTTGTTGTTGAAACTTCAAATGGTATTGGCTACGAAATACAGACGCCTAATTCTTACCGTTTCCAAAAATATTTAGATAATGATGTTCAAATTCATACATCATTAATCGTTAGAGAAGACGCCCAACTTTTATATGGGTTTAGTAATGAAGATGAAAAGGATATGTTTTTAAGCTTAATAAAAGTTACTGGTATCGGGCCTAAATCAGCGCTAGCTATTTTAGCAACAAGTACACCGAATGAAGTTAAAAGAGCTATAGAAAATGAAAATGATGCTTATTTAACTAAATTCCCTGGAATTGGTAAAAAGACAGCAAGACAAATCGTACTAGACTTAAAAGGCAAAGTACAAATAACCGAAGAAGATGGCGAGACGTTATTACAAGTTGATCCTCAAGGGTCATCACATAATCAAACAATTCAAGAAGCTATGTTAGCACTTGAAGCACTTGGTTATTCTAAGCGCGAATTAGCGAAAGTTGAAAAAACGTTAAATAAACAATCATTTAATACTGTAGATGAAGCGGTAAAAGCAGGCTTACAAACACTAGTATCTTAA
- the queA gene encoding tRNA preQ1(34) S-adenosylmethionine ribosyltransferase-isomerase QueA — protein sequence MNIEEFDYDLPESLIAQTPLKDRDHSRLLVMDRHSGELTHLHFKDVIDYFNPGDTLVLNDTRVMPARLFGLKKETGAKVEMLMLTQIEGNDWEVLLKPAKRIKVGNKLTFGEGKIIAECIKELDQGGRIMRLYYDGILQERLDELGEMPLPPYIKERLDDPDRYQTVYAKESGSAAAPTAGLHFTDDLLTQIRDKGVNIAFITLHVGLGTFRPVSVDNIDDHEMHSEYYQMSQATADLLNETKSNHHRIISVGTTSTRTLETIRRDHDHFVATSGWTDIFIYPGFQFKAIDGQITNFHLPKSTLVMLVSAFSSRQNVLNAYRTAVEQQYRFFSFGDAMLII from the coding sequence GTGAATATTGAAGAATTTGATTATGATTTGCCAGAATCTTTAATTGCACAAACGCCACTTAAAGATCGAGATCATAGTCGTTTATTAGTAATGGATAGACATTCAGGTGAATTGACTCATTTACATTTTAAAGATGTGATTGATTATTTTAATCCAGGAGATACATTGGTATTAAATGATACTAGAGTTATGCCTGCCAGACTATTTGGTTTAAAAAAAGAGACTGGTGCCAAAGTTGAAATGCTAATGTTAACGCAAATTGAAGGTAACGATTGGGAAGTACTTTTGAAACCTGCTAAACGCATTAAAGTTGGTAATAAATTAACATTTGGAGAAGGAAAAATTATTGCAGAATGCATTAAAGAATTGGACCAAGGTGGCCGTATCATGCGTCTCTATTATGATGGTATTCTACAAGAACGTTTAGATGAACTAGGTGAAATGCCTTTACCACCTTATATAAAAGAACGCTTAGATGATCCAGATAGATACCAAACAGTCTATGCAAAAGAAAGTGGATCAGCTGCTGCACCTACAGCGGGTTTACATTTTACTGATGACTTGTTAACCCAAATAAGAGATAAAGGTGTTAATATCGCTTTTATTACTTTACATGTTGGTTTAGGCACATTCAGACCTGTAAGTGTTGATAATATTGATGATCATGAAATGCATAGTGAATATTACCAAATGTCGCAAGCTACAGCTGATTTATTAAATGAGACTAAATCTAATCATCATCGTATTATTTCAGTTGGTACAACATCTACAAGAACATTAGAAACAATTCGTCGTGATCATGATCACTTTGTTGCAACAAGCGGTTGGACAGATATATTTATTTATCCAGGCTTCCAATTTAAAGCTATTGACGGTCAAATTACTAATTTTCACTTGCCAAAATCAACGCTAGTTATGCTAGTATCAGCCTTTAGCAGTCGTCAAAACGTTTTAAATGCCTATCGTACTGCTGTTGAACAGCAATATAGATTTTTTAGCTTTGGCGATGCAATGTTAATAATATAA
- the mreC gene encoding rod shape-determining protein MreC, with protein sequence MFKFFKNNKLIVVLCAIIVFIALIGLSIRSQSQSPPEQYVGDSVSFGQRVVSYPVNFVSGAIGNFFGKGESKEIKNKINQLEAKNQQLESENTKLKKELDVKDISKYDPISTTVIARNPDQWLNTIIIDKGTKAGIKTNMAVMTSQGFIGRVTKVNQFSSQVDLISTNTRSGKLSVNIQHNSKNVFGLIDRYDEKNEELVISDINNKDNISKGDKVVTSGLADDLPSNLYVGEVTKVQNDQYGLAKEVRVKTGADLADLNHVYVAKRDASTIPDKESRDK encoded by the coding sequence GTGTTTAAATTTTTTAAAAATAACAAATTAATTGTTGTTTTATGTGCAATTATAGTTTTCATTGCATTAATTGGATTATCCATCAGATCACAATCTCAATCACCTCCTGAACAATATGTAGGGGATTCTGTCTCATTTGGACAAAGAGTTGTGAGTTATCCAGTTAATTTTGTATCTGGTGCAATTGGAAATTTCTTTGGTAAGGGCGAATCAAAAGAAATTAAAAATAAAATCAATCAACTAGAAGCAAAAAATCAACAGTTAGAATCAGAAAATACAAAATTAAAGAAAGAGTTGGATGTTAAAGATATTTCTAAATATGATCCAATTTCAACTACAGTAATTGCCAGAAACCCAGATCAATGGTTAAATACAATCATTATTGATAAAGGTACTAAAGCAGGTATTAAGACTAATATGGCTGTAATGACTTCGCAAGGTTTTATAGGTAGAGTAACAAAAGTAAATCAATTTTCATCACAAGTTGACTTAATTTCTACGAATACAAGATCTGGTAAACTTTCGGTTAATATTCAACATAATTCGAAAAATGTTTTTGGTCTTATCGATAGATATGATGAAAAAAACGAAGAATTAGTAATCAGTGACATTAACAATAAAGATAATATTTCTAAAGGAGATAAGGTTGTAACAAGTGGACTTGCAGATGATTTACCAAGTAATTTATATGTAGGTGAAGTTACAAAGGTACAAAATGATCAATATGGGTTAGCTAAAGAAGTAAGAGTTAAAACTGGTGCAGACTTAGCAGACTTGAATCATGTCTATGTTGCTAAAAGAGATGCAAGCACTATTCCTGATAAAGAAAGCAGGGATAAATAA
- the rplU gene encoding 50S ribosomal protein L21: MFAIIETGGKQIKVEKGQEIYVEKLDVNEGDTFTFDKVLFVGGDSVKVGAPTVEGATVTATVNKQGRGKKITVFTYKRRKNSKRKKGHRQPYTKLTIDAINA; encoded by the coding sequence ATGTTTGCTATTATTGAAACAGGTGGAAAACAAATCAAAGTAGAAAAAGGTCAAGAAATTTACGTTGAAAAATTAGACGTAAATGAAGGTGACACTTTCACATTTGATAAAGTATTATTTGTAGGTGGAGATTCAGTTAAAGTTGGTGCGCCAACAGTTGAAGGTGCTACTGTTACTGCAACAGTTAATAAACAAGGTCGCGGTAAAAAAATCACTGTATTTACTTACAAACGTCGTAAAAATTCAAAACGTAAAAAAGGCCATCGTCAACCATATACAAAATTAACTATCGATGCAATTAACGCGTAA
- the mreD gene encoding rod shape-determining protein MreD, whose translation MRALKYFLIGILLFYLDTAIGLVIPMHIGKIDLIFVPHLTLMYILMMTVYRGFGVGILLAIFLGMMTDVYFGSIYGVYLFGYILFLALMDQLFKIFYKDHTMLFVIILSCTILLEIYVAVIYGILGFIQFSLIQFVLFRLLPTLILNFILLIILYPLIIKFIKKTNNAIDMKRRQW comes from the coding sequence ATGAGAGCGTTAAAATATTTTTTGATTGGTATTTTGTTATTTTATTTAGATACAGCCATAGGGTTAGTTATACCAATGCATATTGGTAAAATAGACCTTATATTCGTACCACATTTAACGCTAATGTACATATTAATGATGACAGTTTATCGAGGGTTTGGAGTAGGTATTCTTCTGGCAATATTTTTAGGAATGATGACAGATGTATATTTTGGTAGTATTTATGGTGTGTACTTATTTGGCTACATATTATTTTTAGCACTTATGGACCAACTTTTTAAAATATTTTACAAAGATCATACTATGCTGTTTGTTATCATTTTAAGCTGTACGATATTATTAGAGATTTACGTTGCAGTTATATATGGTATTTTAGGATTTATTCAATTTAGTCTTATTCAATTTGTGTTATTTAGATTATTACCAACGCTTATTTTGAATTTTATTTTATTGATAATTTTATATCCTTTAATCATTAAATTCATTAAAAAAACTAACAATGCAATTGACATGAAACGTCGTCAATGGTAA
- the yajC gene encoding preprotein translocase subunit YajC: MQFTSLIIPILLIVLMWFFLIRPQQKRAKEHREMISRVEAGQRITTIGGIKGTVKAVDETTVVITVNGHGTEMTFEKPAIKQVDPS, encoded by the coding sequence ATGCAATTTACTTCATTAATTATTCCAATTTTATTAATTGTATTAATGTGGTTCTTTTTAATCAGACCACAACAAAAACGTGCTAAAGAGCATCGTGAAATGATAAGTCGTGTGGAAGCAGGACAAAGAATAACAACTATTGGTGGTATTAAAGGAACTGTTAAAGCAGTAGATGAAACAACTGTAGTTATTACAGTTAATGGTCATGGTACAGAAATGACATTTGAAAAGCCTGCTATTAAACAAGTAGATCCTTCATAA
- the tgt gene encoding tRNA guanosine(34) transglycosylase Tgt, giving the protein MPAVTYEHIKTCKQSGARLGIVHTPHGSFETPMFMPVGTKATVKTLSPEELRQINAKIILGNTYHLWLQPGNDIIKHAGGLHKFMNWDGPILTDSGGFQVFSLSNLRKITEEGVEFRHHTNGSKLFLSPEKSMQIQNDLGSDIMMAFDECPPMPAEYDYVKKSIERTTRWAERCLKAHQRPEDQALFGIIQGGEYEDLREQSAKDLVELDFPGYAIGGLSVGEPKPVMYKMVEHTEQFMPKDKPRYLMGVGSPDALIECSIRGMDMFDCVLPTRIARNGTCMTSNGRLVIKNAKFADDLRPLDENCDCYTCQNYSRAYIRHLIKAEETFGIRLTTIHNLHFLLKLMEDVRQAIREDRLLDFKEEFFEQYGLNVENPKNF; this is encoded by the coding sequence ATGCCTGCAGTAACATATGAACATATTAAAACTTGTAAGCAGTCTGGTGCAAGATTAGGTATTGTACATACACCACATGGATCATTCGAAACCCCGATGTTTATGCCAGTAGGTACAAAAGCAACAGTTAAAACACTAAGTCCAGAAGAATTAAGACAAATAAATGCTAAAATTATTTTAGGTAATACGTATCATTTATGGTTGCAACCTGGTAATGATATTATTAAACATGCAGGTGGATTACATAAATTCATGAATTGGGATGGACCTATCTTAACTGACTCTGGTGGCTTCCAAGTATTTAGTTTAAGTAATTTACGTAAAATTACTGAAGAAGGGGTAGAGTTTAGACATCATACGAACGGTTCTAAACTATTTTTAAGTCCTGAGAAATCAATGCAAATTCAAAATGATTTAGGTTCAGATATTATGATGGCCTTTGACGAATGTCCGCCGATGCCAGCAGAATATGACTATGTAAAAAAATCTATCGAAAGAACTACAAGATGGGCTGAAAGATGTTTGAAAGCACATCAAAGACCAGAAGATCAAGCATTATTTGGTATCATTCAAGGTGGCGAATATGAAGATTTAAGAGAGCAAAGTGCTAAAGATTTAGTAGAACTCGATTTTCCTGGATATGCAATTGGTGGTCTATCTGTTGGTGAACCAAAACCAGTTATGTATAAAATGGTTGAACATACTGAGCAATTTATGCCTAAAGATAAACCAAGATATTTAATGGGTGTAGGTTCTCCGGATGCGCTAATTGAGTGTAGTATTCGAGGAATGGATATGTTTGACTGTGTTCTTCCTACAAGAATCGCACGTAATGGTACATGTATGACTTCTAATGGTCGCTTAGTCATTAAAAATGCGAAATTTGCTGATGATTTAAGACCTTTAGATGAAAATTGTGATTGTTATACTTGCCAAAATTACTCTAGAGCGTACATTCGTCACTTAATTAAAGCAGAAGAAACATTCGGTATACGCCTTACTACTATCCATAATTTACATTTTCTGCTAAAATTAATGGAAGATGTTAGACAAGCCATTCGTGAAGATCGTCTTCTAGATTTTAAAGAAGAATTTTTCGAACAATATGGTTTAAACGTTGAAAATCCCAAAAACTTTTAA
- the obgE gene encoding GTPase ObgE: MFVDQVKISLKAGDGGNGITAYRREKYIPFGGPAGGDGGKGASVVFEVDEGLRTLLDFRYQRHFKAKKGENGQSSNMHGKNAADLVLKVPPGTTIKNVETDEVLADLVEDGQRAVVAKGGRGGRGNSRFATPRNPAPDFSENGEPGEELDVTLELKLLADVGLVGFPSVGKSTLLSIVSKAKPKIGAYHFTTIKPNLGVVSTPDQRSFVMADLPGLIEGASEGVGLGHQFLRHVERTKVIVHMIDMSGTDGRDPIEDFNVINQELVAYEQRLEDRPQIVVANKMDLPEAQENLELFRETFGNEVTIIPISTITRENIDQLLYAIADKLEEYKDVDFSVEEDDTVGINRVVYKHTPSQDKFTITRDDDGAYVVSGNAIERMFKMTDFNSDPAVRRFARQMRSMGIDDALRARGCSNGDIVRILGGEFEFIE; this comes from the coding sequence ATGTTTGTCGATCAAGTCAAAATATCTCTTAAAGCCGGTGACGGTGGAAATGGCATCACTGCATATAGAAGAGAAAAATATATTCCGTTTGGTGGTCCTGCTGGCGGTGATGGTGGTAAAGGTGCATCAGTAGTGTTTGAAGTGGATGAAGGATTAAGAACACTATTAGACTTTAGATATCAACGCCATTTTAAAGCTAAAAAAGGTGAAAATGGACAAAGTAGTAATATGCATGGTAAAAATGCAGCGGACTTAGTATTAAAAGTGCCACCAGGTACTACTATAAAGAACGTTGAAACTGATGAAGTGTTAGCTGATTTAGTAGAAGATGGCCAAAGAGCAGTAGTGGCGAAAGGTGGACGTGGCGGACGTGGTAACTCCCGTTTTGCTACACCTCGAAATCCTGCACCTGACTTTAGTGAAAATGGCGAACCTGGTGAAGAACTAGATGTTACGCTTGAATTGAAATTATTAGCAGATGTAGGTCTTGTTGGCTTTCCTAGTGTTGGAAAATCAACATTGTTATCAATCGTTTCTAAAGCTAAACCTAAAATTGGAGCATATCACTTTACGACAATTAAGCCTAATTTAGGTGTAGTATCAACACCAGATCAACGAAGCTTTGTTATGGCCGATCTACCAGGTTTAATTGAAGGTGCATCTGAAGGTGTTGGTTTAGGTCATCAATTTTTACGTCACGTTGAAAGAACTAAAGTAATCGTTCATATGATAGATATGAGTGGGACAGATGGAAGAGATCCGATTGAAGACTTTAATGTCATTAATCAAGAATTAGTTGCATATGAACAACGTTTAGAAGATCGACCACAAATAGTTGTGGCAAATAAAATGGACTTACCAGAAGCACAAGAAAATTTAGAGTTGTTCAGAGAAACTTTTGGTAATGAAGTAACTATTATACCAATTTCTACAATCACTAGAGAAAATATTGATCAATTATTATATGCAATTGCAGATAAATTAGAAGAATATAAGGATGTTGATTTTTCTGTTGAAGAAGATGATACTGTGGGAATCAATCGCGTAGTTTATAAACATACACCATCTCAAGATAAATTTACTATTACGAGAGATGATGATGGTGCATACGTAGTTAGTGGTAATGCTATTGAAAGAATGTTCAAGATGACTGACTTTAATAGTGATCCTGCTGTCCGTAGATTTGCTAGACAAATGCGTTCTATGGGAATTGATGATGCACTTAGAGCACGCGGATGTTCAAATGGAGATATTGTTAGAATCTTAGGTGGAGAATTCGAATTCATTGAGTAA
- a CDS encoding ACT domain-containing protein has translation MDNNDYKKFYLIREDVLPESVVKTLKIKDALKNDPKLSIYDAVKQYDLSRSAFYKYRETIFPVNDKMLDRREFTLILYVTDVVGMLARVLDEISKLELSVLTIHQSIPMDEKATITLSVNAKSKDILVDDVIATLRQIDNVSKVELISMTI, from the coding sequence ATGGACAACAATGATTATAAGAAGTTTTATTTAATTAGAGAAGATGTCTTACCAGAATCTGTTGTTAAAACATTAAAAATTAAAGATGCTTTAAAAAATGATCCTAAATTGTCCATTTATGATGCTGTTAAGCAATACGATTTATCAAGAAGTGCATTTTATAAATATAGAGAAACAATCTTTCCAGTAAATGACAAAATGTTAGATCGTAGAGAATTTACTTTAATTTTATATGTGACGGATGTTGTCGGTATGCTTGCAAGAGTATTAGACGAAATTTCGAAACTTGAATTATCAGTATTGACCATTCATCAAAGTATACCAATGGATGAAAAGGCCACAATTACGCTATCTGTTAACGCTAAATCTAAAGATATATTAGTAGATGACGTGATTGCAACTTTAAGACAAATTGACAATGTATCAAAAGTTGAACTAATCAGTATGACTATTTAA
- the secDF gene encoding protein translocase subunit SecDF, producing MKKVSRIIAFLLLVVLLFGGMAVTYKNVIKNVNLGLDLQGGFEVLYQVDPLHNGDKINKKALQSTAQTLENRVNVLGVSEPKIQVEEPNRIRVQLAGVTDQKEARKILSSQANLTIRDADDHVKLNGSDIKQGSAKQEFKQETNQPTVTFKVKDKNKFKKVTEEISKKRDNVMVVWLDFEKGDSYKKEAQKKNPKFISAASVDQPINSDSVEISGGFKGQEGVKKAKQISELLNAGSLPVDLKEIYSNSVGAQFGQDALDKTIFASFIGVALIYLFMLGFYRLPGLVAIIALTTYIYLTLVAFNFISGVLTLPGIAALVLGVGMAVDANIIMYERIKDELRIGRTIKQAFSKANKSSFLTIFDSNLTTVIAAAVLFFFGESSVKGFATMLLLGILMIFVTAVFLSRFLLSLLVSSNVFKKSYWLFGVKKKDRHDINEGVEVHDLKTSFEKWNFVKLAKPLIALSILIVIVGAVILYIFKLNLGIDFSSGTRVDFESKDALTQNKIEQVIKDTDLKADQIQINGKGNKAATIQFKQNLSRAQDNKLNDAIKSEFGDTPQINTVSPIIGQELAKNAMLALLYAAIGIIIYVSLRFEWRMGLSSVLALLHDVFIIVAIFSLFRIEVDLTFIAAVLTIVGYSINDTIVTFDRVRENLQKIKVITSTDQIDNIVNKSIRQTMTRSINTVLTVLVVVIAILLFGAPTIFNFTLALFIGLISGVFSSVFIAVPLWGIMKKRQLRKTPNHKLVVHKEKRSNNEKILV from the coding sequence GTGAAAAAAGTAAGTAGAATCATTGCATTCTTACTATTAGTTGTCTTGCTTTTCGGTGGAATGGCAGTCACTTATAAAAATGTAATTAAGAATGTTAATCTAGGATTAGATTTACAAGGTGGATTTGAGGTACTTTATCAAGTTGATCCATTACATAATGGCGATAAGATAAATAAAAAAGCGCTACAATCAACAGCGCAAACCTTAGAAAACCGTGTTAATGTTTTAGGTGTCTCTGAACCCAAAATTCAAGTTGAAGAACCAAATAGAATTCGTGTTCAACTTGCAGGGGTAACCGATCAGAAAGAAGCACGTAAAATTTTATCATCTCAAGCTAATTTAACAATTAGAGATGCTGATGATCATGTGAAATTAAACGGTTCTGATATTAAACAAGGTTCTGCTAAACAAGAGTTTAAGCAAGAGACGAACCAGCCGACAGTTACTTTTAAAGTAAAAGATAAAAATAAATTCAAAAAAGTAACGGAAGAAATCTCTAAAAAACGTGACAATGTCATGGTAGTTTGGCTAGATTTTGAAAAAGGCGATAGTTATAAAAAAGAAGCACAAAAGAAAAATCCGAAATTTATATCAGCAGCTAGTGTTGATCAACCGATTAATTCAGATAGTGTAGAAATATCTGGTGGTTTTAAAGGCCAAGAAGGTGTTAAAAAAGCTAAGCAAATTTCTGAGTTGTTAAATGCAGGTTCATTACCTGTAGATTTAAAAGAAATTTATTCCAATTCTGTAGGTGCTCAATTTGGACAAGATGCTTTAGATAAAACTATCTTTGCTTCATTTATTGGTGTAGCACTTATCTATCTATTTATGTTAGGTTTCTATCGTTTACCTGGTTTAGTAGCTATTATAGCTTTAACAACATATATTTATTTAACACTTGTAGCATTTAATTTCATTTCTGGTGTTCTTACTTTACCAGGTATTGCAGCATTGGTACTTGGTGTAGGTATGGCAGTAGATGCCAACATCATTATGTACGAAAGAATTAAAGATGAACTTAGAATTGGTCGAACAATTAAACAGGCCTTTTCAAAAGCCAATAAAAGTTCTTTCTTAACAATTTTTGACTCAAACTTAACAACTGTTATCGCAGCAGCTGTGTTATTCTTCTTTGGTGAAAGTTCAGTAAAAGGTTTCGCGACAATGTTGTTATTAGGTATTTTAATGATATTTGTAACAGCTGTATTCTTATCAAGATTCCTATTATCATTACTAGTATCATCAAATGTCTTTAAGAAAAGTTACTGGTTATTCGGTGTTAAAAAGAAAGACAGACATGATATTAATGAAGGTGTTGAAGTACACGATTTAAAAACTTCATTTGAAAAATGGAATTTTGTTAAGTTGGCTAAACCATTAATTGCTTTAAGTATCCTAATTGTAATAGTCGGTGCAGTAATCCTATATATCTTTAAACTTAACTTAGGTATAGACTTCTCAAGTGGTACAAGAGTAGATTTCGAATCTAAAGATGCATTGACTCAAAATAAAATTGAACAAGTAATTAAAGATACTGACTTAAAAGCTGATCAAATTCAAATTAACGGCAAAGGTAATAAAGCTGCAACAATTCAATTTAAACAAAATTTATCACGAGCTCAAGATAATAAATTGAATGACGCGATTAAATCTGAGTTTGGTGATACACCACAAATCAATACGGTATCTCCGATTATAGGTCAAGAGTTAGCTAAGAATGCTATGCTTGCGTTACTATATGCAGCTATTGGTATTATTATCTATGTATCACTAAGATTTGAATGGCGCATGGGCTTATCATCAGTGTTAGCATTACTGCATGATGTGTTCATTATAGTTGCTATCTTTAGTTTATTTAGAATAGAAGTAGATTTAACTTTCATTGCAGCAGTACTAACAATTGTGGGTTATTCCATTAATGATACGATTGTAACGTTTGACCGTGTACGTGAAAATTTACAAAAAATCAAAGTAATCACTTCTACAGACCAAATTGATAATATTGTAAATAAATCAATTAGACAAACAATGACACGTTCAATCAATACAGTATTAACTGTCTTAGTTGTAGTTATTGCAATTCTATTATTTGGTGCACCAACTATCTTTAACTTTACATTAGCATTATTCATTGGATTGATTTCTGGTGTGTTCTCATCAGTATTTATTGCCGTACCTCTTTGGGGTATTATGAAAAAACGTCAATTAAGAAAAACACCAAATCATAAATTAGTAGTGCATAAAGAAAAACGTTCAAATAATGAAAAAATATTAGTTTAA
- a CDS encoding ribosomal-processing cysteine protease Prp, whose amino-acid sequence MITVDITVNDEGKVTDVIMDGHANHGEYGYDIVCAGASAVLFGSVNAIMGLTSERPDIDYDDNGGHFHIRSVDTNNDEAQLILQAMLVSLQTIEEEYNDNIRLNYK is encoded by the coding sequence ATGATTACTGTTGATATCACAGTTAATGATGAAGGCAAAGTAACTGACGTTATCATGGATGGCCATGCCAATCATGGCGAATATGGTTATGATATCGTTTGTGCTGGAGCTTCAGCAGTTTTATTTGGTAGTGTTAATGCTATTATGGGTTTGACATCAGAAAGACCAGATATCGATTATGATGATAATGGTGGTCACTTTCATATTAGAAGTGTTGATACAAATAATGATGAAGCACAACTTATTCTTCAGGCAATGTTAGTTTCTTTACAAACAATTGAAGAAGAATATAATGACAATATTAGATTAAATTATAAGTGA
- the rpmA gene encoding 50S ribosomal protein L27: MLKLNLQFFASKKGVSSTKNGRDSESKRLGAKRADGQFVTGGSILYRQRGTKIYPGENVGRGGDDTLFAKIDGVVKFERKGRDKKQVSVYAVAE; the protein is encoded by the coding sequence ATGTTAAAATTAAACTTACAATTCTTCGCATCTAAAAAAGGGGTAAGTTCTACAAAAAACGGACGTGACTCTGAATCAAAACGCTTAGGTGCTAAACGTGCTGACGGTCAATTCGTAACAGGTGGATCAATTTTATACCGCCAACGTGGTACTAAAATTTACCCTGGTGAAAATGTAGGTCGTGGTGGCGATGATACATTATTCGCAAAAATCGACGGCGTAGTAAAATTCGAACGTAAAGGTCGCGACAAAAAACAAGTTTCTGTATATGCAGTAGCTGAATAA
- the ruvB gene encoding Holliday junction branch migration DNA helicase RuvB, translated as MDERMVDQSMHNEESDFELSLRPTKLRQYIGQNAIKSNLEVFIKAAKLRQEPLDHVLLFGPPGLGKTTLSNIIANEMEVNIRTVSGPSLERPGDLAAILSGLQPGDVLFIDEIHRLSSVVEEVLYPAMEDFFLDIIIGKGDEARSIRIDLPPFTLVGATTRAGSLTGPLRDRFGVHLRLEYYNESDLKEIIIRTAEVLGTGIDEDSAIELAKRSRGTPRVANRLLKRVRDFQQVNEDDQIYIETTRRALNLLQVDQHGLDYIDHKMMSCIINQYKGGPVGLDTIAVTIGEERITIEDVYEPFLIQQGFLERTPRGRRATALAYEHFGKNNEERD; from the coding sequence ATGGATGAACGAATGGTTGATCAATCAATGCATAATGAAGAATCAGATTTTGAATTATCATTACGACCTACAAAATTGCGACAATATATTGGTCAAAATGCCATAAAAAGTAATTTAGAAGTATTTATTAAAGCAGCTAAATTACGTCAAGAACCGTTAGACCATGTGTTGTTATTTGGTCCCCCTGGGTTAGGTAAAACAACGTTATCGAATATTATTGCTAATGAAATGGAAGTTAATATACGTACTGTGTCAGGACCATCTTTAGAACGTCCAGGAGACTTAGCAGCAATTTTATCTGGTTTGCAACCTGGTGACGTTCTTTTTATTGATGAAATTCACCGATTAAGTAGTGTAGTTGAAGAAGTTTTATATCCTGCAATGGAAGATTTCTTTTTAGATATCATTATTGGTAAAGGTGATGAAGCACGCAGTATTCGTATTGATTTACCACCCTTTACTTTAGTTGGTGCAACCACAAGAGCTGGAAGTTTAACAGGACCTTTGAGAGATCGCTTTGGTGTTCATTTGAGATTAGAATATTATAATGAATCAGACTTAAAGGAAATCATTATTCGAACTGCTGAGGTACTAGGTACTGGTATCGATGAGGATAGTGCAATTGAACTAGCTAAACGTTCAAGAGGAACACCGCGTGTCGCTAATCGATTATTAAAACGCGTGCGTGATTTCCAACAAGTCAATGAAGATGATCAAATATATATAGAAACAACGAGACGAGCATTAAATTTATTACAAGTGGATCAACATGGTTTAGATTATATTGACCATAAAATGATGTCATGCATCATAAATCAATATAAAGGAGGTCCTGTTGGTCTCGATACAATTGCTGTCACGATAGGTGAAGAACGTATTACCATTGAAGATGTTTATGAACCTTTTTTAATTCAGCAAGGTTTCTTAGAGCGAACACCACGTGGACGTAGAGCAACAGCGCTTGCTTATGAGCATTTTGGAAAGAACAATGAGGAGAGAGATTAA